A window of the Cicer arietinum cultivar CDC Frontier isolate Library 1 chromosome 6, Cicar.CDCFrontier_v2.0, whole genome shotgun sequence genome harbors these coding sequences:
- the LOC101490947 gene encoding probable glutathione peroxidase 3, mitochondrial-like: MAEQASKSIYDFTVKDIRGNDVSLSEYSGKVLLIVNVASQCGLTQTNYKELNVIYDKYKNQGFEILAFPCNQFRGQEPGSSEEIQNVVCTRFKAEFPIFDKVEVNGKNAEPLYKFLKGQQGGIFGDGIKWNFTKFLVNKQGKVVDRYAPTTAPLKIEKDIEKLIKSS; this comes from the exons ATGGCCGAACAAGCTTCAAAATCCATTTACGATTTCACTGTCAAG GATATCCGTGGAAATGATGTGAGTCTGAGTGAGTACAGTGGGAAGGTTCTACTGATTGTCAATGTTGCTTCACAATG TGGTTTGACTCAAACAAATTACAAAGAGTTGAATGTGATATACGATAAGTACAAGAATCAAG GGTTTGAAATCTTGGCATTTCCATGCAACCAGTTTCGTGGACAGGAACCCGGATCCAGTGAAGAAATTCAGAATGTTGTTTGCACAAGGTTCAAAGCTGAATTTCCAATCTTTGATAAG GTTGAAGTCAATGGAAAGAATGCGGAACCACTTTACAAGTTTTTGAAGGGTCAGCAAGGTGGAATATTTGGAGATGGTATCAAGTGGaacttcacaaaattcttaGTAAACAAACAAGGGAAGGTTGTGGACAGATATGCTCCTACCACTGCTCCTCTGAAAATCGAG AAGGACATCGAGAAGCTTATAAAGTCTTCTTGA
- the LOC101491262 gene encoding adagio protein 3, whose amino-acid sequence MAMARDKKEDEEEVENQNHKKRLKCMSNKMMNEQEKKVIDEEESELPLKPGLFFYPTTPTSFVVADALESDFPIIYVNKVFEISTGYRAHEALGRNCRFLQYRDPRAQRRHPLVDPVVVSEIRRCLEEGIEFQGELLNFRKDGTPLVNRLRLAPIHDDDGIVTHVIGIQIFSEANVDLNHVSYPVFRETCIQGFDKNAKRCTKSGKSLYSQQHNETCGILQLSDEVLAHNILSRLTPRDVASIGSVCRRIRQLTKNEHVRKMVCQNAWGKEVTGTLELMTKKLGWGRLTRELTTLEAVCWKKVTVGGGVEPSRCNFSACAAGNRLVLFGGEGVDMQPMDDTFVLNLDAKYPEWERVSVKSSPPGRWGHTLSCLNNSWLVVFGGCGREGLLNDVFVLDLDAQQPTWKEVFGGAPPLPRSWHSSCTIEGSKLVVSGGCTDAGVLLSDTYLLDLTIDNPTWREIRSSWTPPSRLGHSLSVYERTKILMFGGLAKSGHLRLRSGEAYTIDLEAEKPQWRQLECSEFTGLASQNAVVPPPRLDHVAVSMPCGRIIIFGGSIAGLHSPSQLFLFDPSEEKPSWRILNVPGQPPKFAWGHSTCVVGGTRVLVLGGHTGEEWVLNEVHELCLATRQDSDM is encoded by the exons ATGGCTATGGCAAGAGATaaaaaagaagatgaagaagaggtTGAAAATCAAAATCACAAGAAGAGGTTGAAATGCATGAGCAATAAGATGATGAATGAACAAGAAAAGAAAGTaatagatgaagaagaaagtgAGCTTCCATTGAAACCAGGACTTTTCTTCTACCCAACAACACCAACATCTTTTGTTGTAGCAGATGCACTTGAATCTGATTTTCCCATAATTTATGTCAACAAGGTTTTTGAAATCTCCACTGGTTATCGTGCTCATGAAGCTCTTGGTCGCAATTG TCGGTTCTTACAGTATAGGGATCCTCGAGCTCAAAGGAGGCACCCTTTGGTGGATCCTGTTGTTGTGTCTGAGATTAGAAGATGTCTTGAGGAAGGTATTGAGTTTCAAGGTGAACTTCTGAATTTCAGGAAGGATGGTACTCCTTTAGTGAACAGACTGAGGCTTGCACCAATACACGATGATGATGGAATTGTGACACATGTGATAGGTATTCAAATCTTTTCCGAGGCAAATGTAGATTTGAACCACGTCTCCTATCCAGTTTTCAGAGAGACTTGCATTCAAGGTTTTGATAAAAATGCTAAACGATGTACCAAGAGTGGAAAATCGTTGTACAGTCAGCAGCACAATGAGACGTGTGGCATTCTTCAGCTTTCTGATGAAGTCTTGGCGCACAACATTTTGTCACGATTGACACCGAGGGATGTTGCATCCATCGGTTCTGTTTGCAGGAGGATCCGTCAATTAACAAAGAATGAGCATGTTAGGAAGATGGTTTGTCAAAACGCGTGGGGCAAAGAAGTGACAGGTACATTGGAACTGATGACCAAGAAGTTAGGATGGGGTCGTCTGACTCGGGAACTCACTACTCTTGAAGCTGTTTGCTGGAAAAAAGTGACGGTCGGAGGTGGAGTGGAGCCTTCACGCTGCAACTTCAGTGCCTGTGCTGCAGGAAATAGGCTTGTATTATTTGGAGGTGAAGGAGTGGACATGCAGCCTATGGATGATACTTTTGTTCTAAATCTCGATGCTAAATATCCAGAATGGGAGAGGGTTAGTGTGAAATCATCTCCGCCCGGAAGGTGGGGCCACACGCTCTCGTGCTTAAACAATTCTTGGCTGGTGGTTTTCGGTGGATGTGGTAGGGAAGGATTGCTAAATGATGTGTTTGTGCTTGATTTGGATGCTCAACAGCCAACATGGAAAGAAGTCTTCGGTGGAGCACCGCCTCTTCCTCGATCTTGGCACAGTTCTTGCACAATTGAAGGCTCCAAATTGGTTGTCTCAGGTGGTTGCACAGATGCCGGAGTACTTCTTAGTGACACGTATTTACTCGACCTCACAATCGATAACCCGACATGGAGAGAAATTCGATCTTCATGGACGCCTCCTTCTAGGTTAGGGCACTCACTCTCAGTCTATGAGAGGACAAAGATTCTCATGTTTGGTGGACTTGCTAAGAGTGGACACTTAAGGTTAAGATCAGGTGAGGCGTATACAATTGATCTAGAAGCCGAAAAACCACAATGGAGGCAACTAGAATGTAGTGAGTTCACTGGATTAGCAAGTCAAAATGCTGTTGTACCTCCTCCTAGATTGGATCATGTCGCTGTCAGCATGCCTTGTGGGAGGATTATTATATTTGGAGGTTCCATTGCAGGTCTTCACTCGCCGTCTCAGCTATTTCTGTTCGACCCTTCCGAAGAGAAACCGTCATGGAGGATCCTCAATGTTCCGGGGCAACCGCCTAAATTTGCTTGGGGTCATAGCACTTGTGTGGTTGGAGGGACTAGGGTTTTGGTGTTGGGTGGACATACTGGGGAGGAGTGGGTTCTCAATGAGGTGCACGAGTTATGCTTGGCGACCCGACAAGACTCGGACATGTGA
- the LOC101491582 gene encoding phragmoplastin DRP1C produces MATMTSLIGLINKIQRACTVLGDHGGEGLSLWEALPSVAVVGGQSSGKSSVLESVVGRDFLPRGSGIVTRRPLVLQLHKTENGQEYAEFLHIPRKRFTDFAAVRKEIADETDRITGKSKQISNVPIQLSIYSPNVVNLTLIDLPGLTKVAVEGQQESIVQDIENMVRSYVEKPNCIILAISPANQDIATSDAIKIAKEVDPSGERTFGVVTKLDLMDKGTNAVEVLEGRQYRLQHPWVGIVNRSQADINKNVDMIAARRKEREYFETSPEYGHLAHKMGSEYLAKLLSQHLEQVIRQKIPSIIALINKTIDELNAELDRIGRPIAVDSGAQLYTILEMCRAFDKVFKEHLDGGRPGGDRIYGVFDHQLPAALKKLPFDRHLSLKNVQRVVTEADGYQPHLIAPEQGYRRLIEGSISYFKGPAEASVDAVHFVLKELVRKSIAETEELRRFPTLSNDIATAANDALEKFRDESRKTVMRLVDMESSYLTAEFFRKIHLEPEKNPNGPPNSNRNAPPTMDNYTDNHLRKIGSNVNAYISMVCDTLKNTIPKAVVYCQVREAKRSLLNYFYVQVGKKEKERLGAMLDEDPALMEKRNQIAKRLELYKQARDDIDSVAWK; encoded by the exons ATGGCGACCATGACTAGCTTGATCGGTCTCATCAACAAGATCCAACGAGCTTGCACCGTCTTAGGAGATCACGGTGGTGAGGGTTTATCTCTCTGGGAGGCTCTTCCCTCCGTCGCCGTTGTCGGAGGACAG AGTTCAGGAAAATCCTCTGTGTTGGAAAGTGTCGTCGGAAGAGACTTTCTTCCTCGTGGATCTG gTATTGTTACGCGGAGGCCACTGGTACTGCAACTTCATAAGACTGAAAATGGCCAGGAATACGCCGAGTTTCTTCACATACCAAGAAAGAGATTCACTGACTTTg CTGCTGTGAGGAAAGAAATAGCAGATGAAACAGATCGAATAACTGGGAAGTCAAAGCAAATTTCAAATGTTCCTATTCAACTCAGCATTTACTCACCAAATG TTGTAAACTTAACCCTGATAGATCTTCCCGGGTTGACGAAGGTTGCAGTAG AGGGACAACAAGAGAGTATTGTTCAAGATATTGAAAACATGGTCCGTTCATATGTTGAGAAG CCAAATTGCATTATCTTAGCTATCTCTCCGGCCAATCAAGATATTGCCACTTCAGATGCCATAAAAATTGCAAAAGAAGTTGACCCTTCAG gTGAAAGAACATTTGGAGTGGTTACAAAACTTGATCTTATGGATAAAGGAACTAATGCAGTTGAG GTTCTCGAGGGAAGGCAATACAGGCTGCAGCATCCATGGGTTGGAATTGTGAACCGTTCACAAGctgatattaataaaaatgttgaCATGATTGCTGCTCGAAGGAAGGAACGTGAATATTTTGAGACAAGTCCTGAATATGGACATTTGGCACATAAAATGGGCTCAGAATATCTTGCTAAACTTCTATCTCAG CATTTGGAGCAAGTTATCAGGCAGAAGATACCTAGTATCATTGCTCTAATAAACAAGACCATTGATGAGCTTAATGCAGAGTTAGACCGCATTGGCAGGCCGATTGCTGTGGACTCTGGG GCCCAACTGTACACTATTTTAGAGATGTGTCGTGCATTTGACAAAGTATTTAAAGAACATCTGGATGGGGG ACGTCCTGGTGGGGACCGGATATATGGAGTTTTTGATCACCAATTACCAGCTGCTTTGAAAAAGCTTCCCTTTGATCGCCATCTTTCCTTAAAAAATGTCCAAAGAGTTGTCACTGAAGCTGATGGATATCAACCTCATCTGATTGCTCCTGAGCAGGGTTATAGGAGACTCATTGAAGGGTCTATCAGCTATTTCAAAGGCCCAGCTGAAGCCTCTGTGGATGCT GTCCATTTTGTTTTAAAGGAACTTGTACGTAAGTCAATTGCAGAAACTGAG GAATTAAGAAGATTTCCAACACTTTCAAATGATATTGCAACCGCTGCAAATGATGCTCTGGAAAAATTCCGAGACGAAAGCAGGAAGACAGTTATGCGATTGGTTGATATGGAGTCTAGCTATCTAACAGCAGAATTTTTTAGGAAGATTCATCTCGAACCAGAAAAGAACCCAAATGGACCACCAAATTCAAACCGGAATGCTCCCCCCACCATGGACAATTATACTGACAATCACCTCCGCAAGATTG GCTCAAATGTAAATGCTTATATCAGCATGGTTTGTGATACGCTTAAGAATACCATACCAAAAGCCGTAGTCTATTGCCAAGTCAGAGAAGCCAAGAGATCATTGCTAAACTACTTTTACGTTCAAGTTGGAAAGAAGGAG AAGGAGAGATTGGGCGCCATGTTGGATGAAGACCCAGCCCTAATGGAAAAGAGGAATCAAATAGCTAAAAGGCTTGAATTGTACAAGCAAGCTAGAGACGATATTGACTCCGTGGCTTGGAAATAA